A genomic segment from Myxococcales bacterium encodes:
- a CDS encoding PAS domain S-box protein has protein sequence MSTSFDDKTENKLWLTGAVFLAVIGFVYWQMNQLSHDLIRSNAIENASQLSTVIREFRTLYTSEVVRNAKKSGVRITHDYQSHEGAIPLPATLSMMLGNRLAARGGGKTRLFSEFPFPWRAEERGALSQLDLDTIDTLRADPKAHVVRLELLGEDPWIYYATADLMREACVNCHNSHPQTPRNDWKVGDVRGVVEVSVPLKLVIARTQASFDAIWWLVGLGTMVVLGILAYLGRTIIDRSSALAEGERRLGDETMRRTRVEFELEQSKLHKGFILDSADEAIIAMDEEGLITEFNHAAEKIFGFPRNTAIGSRVTDLVIPASSYEAHKRGVQQILADHTRELSGKRIEVNALHADGSEFPIEISITKASRDGEVSFIACMHDISDRIQREDQLRGALDEAEQSRVDLEAFNHFSVDRELRMVDLKTEVNNLLVDNGSEAKYDVSDDEELQLGGSS, from the coding sequence GTGTCGACGTCATTCGATGACAAGACGGAGAACAAACTCTGGCTGACGGGGGCAGTCTTCCTCGCGGTGATCGGGTTTGTGTACTGGCAAATGAATCAGCTTTCGCATGATCTGATTCGCTCGAATGCAATCGAAAACGCCTCGCAGCTCTCTACGGTGATCCGCGAGTTTCGTACCCTCTATACGTCAGAAGTCGTCCGCAACGCAAAAAAGAGCGGTGTCCGGATTACCCATGACTACCAATCCCACGAAGGCGCAATTCCCCTCCCCGCCACCCTGAGCATGATGCTCGGAAACCGTCTGGCTGCCAGGGGTGGTGGCAAGACCCGTCTCTTCAGCGAGTTCCCGTTCCCGTGGCGGGCAGAAGAACGCGGAGCGCTGAGTCAGCTCGACCTCGACACGATTGATACTTTGCGTGCAGACCCCAAGGCCCACGTCGTCAGGCTGGAACTCCTGGGCGAAGATCCATGGATCTACTACGCGACGGCAGACTTGATGCGCGAAGCTTGCGTGAACTGTCACAACTCGCACCCCCAGACACCCAGGAATGACTGGAAGGTTGGGGACGTTCGCGGGGTCGTCGAAGTCTCGGTACCCCTCAAATTGGTAATCGCGCGAACCCAGGCGAGCTTCGACGCCATATGGTGGCTCGTAGGGCTCGGGACGATGGTGGTGCTTGGGATTCTCGCTTATCTCGGCCGCACGATCATCGACCGATCCAGTGCGTTGGCCGAAGGCGAGCGCCGGCTCGGCGACGAGACAATGCGGCGCACTCGCGTCGAATTCGAACTCGAACAGAGCAAGCTGCACAAAGGTTTCATTCTGGATTCAGCGGACGAAGCCATCATCGCAATGGACGAAGAGGGCCTGATTACGGAATTCAATCATGCGGCAGAGAAGATTTTTGGCTTTCCTCGCAACACCGCAATCGGGTCGCGAGTCACAGATCTCGTGATTCCTGCCTCCAGCTACGAAGCACACAAAAGAGGGGTCCAGCAGATCCTTGCGGATCACACCCGAGAATTGTCTGGAAAGCGAATTGAAGTAAACGCATTGCACGCCGACGGCAGCGAGTTCCCAATTGAAATTTCGATCACGAAGGCCAGCCGTGATGGTGAAGTCTCGTTCATCGCTTGCATGCACGACATTTCGGATCGCATCCAGCGAGAAGACCAATTGCGCGGAGCCCTGGACGAGGCCGAACAGAGCCGCGTTGACCTCGAGGCCTTCAACCATTTTTCGGTAGACCGCGAACTTCGCATGGTCGACTTGAAGACAGAAGTGAACAACCTACTCGTCGACAACGGCAGCGAAGCTAAATATGACGTAAGCGATGACGAAGAACTGCAGCTGGGAGGCTCATCGTAG
- a CDS encoding cytochrome P450: MASPAPDFNEFNLVHPVHYAEQGYPHETWKWLRQNDPVHYWEETEGIPYWAITKHADITTIGKLPTKFLNGPMLTISHLPPVPTSFPPTLIQLDPPKHGVFRRLISKGFTPRALRRFHAEIDRIGKEIVDDLVQTEAGECDFVTEISAPLPIAVIAWMLGLPKEDWNLLFDWTNRIIGAGDPEFTAEGKTPEESANETMTELFLYFTKLVEEKTKNPADDLVTKFTQMEIDGQKLSPMDVLTWCLIIVIAGNETTRNATTGGMLAFIENQAELRKLQQDPSLLPQAVEEVVRWTSPIIHFGRTATEDFELRGKKIRKDDVLALFYPSANRDEEMFEQPDKFDISRNPNPHLGFGVGEHFCLGAHLARLEIEVAYKYLLPRIEEIELTGPVDRLHSSLVGGVKHLPIRYKLKAQ, translated from the coding sequence ATGGCGAGTCCGGCCCCGGATTTCAACGAGTTCAATCTCGTTCACCCCGTCCACTACGCAGAACAAGGTTATCCCCACGAGACCTGGAAGTGGTTGCGGCAGAACGATCCAGTTCACTACTGGGAAGAAACCGAGGGCATCCCGTACTGGGCGATCACCAAGCACGCGGACATTACGACGATCGGCAAGCTGCCGACCAAGTTCCTCAACGGCCCGATGCTCACCATCAGTCACCTGCCCCCGGTCCCGACTAGTTTTCCCCCGACTTTGATTCAGCTCGACCCGCCAAAGCACGGCGTGTTCCGGCGACTCATCAGCAAGGGCTTCACTCCCCGTGCGCTTCGACGCTTTCATGCCGAAATCGACCGCATTGGCAAGGAGATTGTCGATGACCTGGTTCAAACCGAAGCCGGTGAATGCGACTTCGTGACGGAGATTTCCGCCCCGCTACCGATCGCGGTCATTGCCTGGATGCTGGGACTGCCGAAGGAAGACTGGAACCTGCTCTTTGATTGGACCAACCGGATCATCGGCGCCGGGGATCCCGAATTTACGGCCGAAGGCAAGACTCCCGAAGAATCCGCCAACGAAACCATGACCGAGTTGTTTCTCTACTTCACCAAGCTCGTCGAGGAGAAGACGAAGAATCCCGCCGATGATCTCGTAACCAAGTTCACCCAGATGGAGATCGACGGCCAGAAGCTGTCCCCGATGGACGTACTCACCTGGTGTCTCATCATTGTCATTGCGGGCAACGAGACCACCCGCAACGCGACCACCGGCGGCATGCTGGCGTTCATCGAAAACCAGGCCGAGCTTCGCAAGCTACAGCAAGACCCGAGCCTGCTCCCTCAGGCGGTCGAAGAAGTCGTGCGCTGGACTTCCCCCATCATTCACTTTGGACGCACCGCAACAGAAGACTTCGAACTCCGAGGCAAGAAGATTCGCAAGGACGATGTGCTGGCGCTCTTCTATCCCTCGGCCAATCGAGACGAAGAGATGTTCGAGCAACCCGACAAGTTCGACATTAGTCGAAATCCCAATCCGCACCTGGGCTTTGGGGTGGGAGAGCACTTCTGCCTGGGCGCTCATCTCGCTCGACTCGAAATCGAAGTGGCGTACAAGTACCTGCTGCCGCGCATCGAAGAGATAGAGCTCACGGGCCCGGTCGATCGCTTGCACTCGAGCCTGGTGGGCGGCGTCAAACACTTGCCGATCCGCTACAAGCTCAAGGCGCAGTAG